From a single Papaver somniferum cultivar HN1 unplaced genomic scaffold, ASM357369v1 unplaced-scaffold_19, whole genome shotgun sequence genomic region:
- the LOC113339049 gene encoding protein DETOXIFICATION 16-like produces MNDEGRSSFTSKEFDPCPICLGSFLQEAYLDRCFHKFCYKCILNWSIYISKQSSKSQSTLTCPLCKGINYSIVYGYDGTSFQQHYINQDPPKQSIFFSKAHRFRLQSYYREPGTIYDKVNIPKYWKYRRYLQLNKWLQSWLKREIQALTQEEDVDIIVHHLLGVIESFVRLSERECSSDITPDQKRQEFKALISDAAKPFLTGRTEHFVNELISIMHVGHLGELSLSGASMATSFATVTGFNLLMGMGSALDTLCGQSYGAKQYHMLGIHMQRGMFVLLLVSVPLAFIWANTGRILIAVGQDPEISAEAGVYARYMIPCLFAYGLLQCHIRFLQTQNIVFPMMISSAITALLHFLVCWVLVFKAGLGIRGAAMASSVSYWINLILLILYVKYSGKCERTWTGFSKEALHDILNFIRLAIPSAIMVCLELWSFELTVLLSGLLPNPKLETSVLSICLNTCALLWMIPTGFGGAVSTRVSNELGAGHPQAARLAVQVVFVLAVTEGILIGTIMILVRHIWGNAFSNEKEVVIYVAFMLPILAVSNFFDGLQSALSGAARGCGWQDIGAFVNLGSYYLVGIPSAVLLAFVLHVGGKGLWIGIICALLVQNFSLLIIILRTNWEQEAKRASERVYDAAIPVTMVS; encoded by the exons ATGAACGATGAAGGTCGCTCCTCCTTTACCTCCAAAGAATTCGACCCATGCCCTATCTGTCTAGGATCCTTTCTACAAGAAGCTTACCTTGACCGCTGTTTCC ACAAGTTTTGTTACAAGTGTATTTTGAATTGGTCCATATATATTAGCAAACAAAGCTCTAAATCACAATCAACTTTGACATGTCCTCTTTGCAAG GGAATTAATTATTCAATAGTTTATGGGTATGATGGGACCTCATTTCAACAGCATTACATTAATCAAGATCCTCCCAAGCAGAG CATATTCTTTTCGAAAGCTCACAGGTTTAGATTACAAAGCTACTACCGTGAACCAG GCACAATCTACGATAAAGTCAACATTCCAAAATATTGGAAATACCGTAGGTATCTCCAACTAAACAAGTggctccaaagttggttgaaaagggAAATTCAAGCTCTAACTCAG GAGGAGGATGTGGACATTATTGTGCACCATCTACTTGGTGTGATCGAGTCTTTTGTTAGATT AAGTGAACGTGAATGTTCAAGTGATATAACACCCGACCAAAAAAGACAAGAGTTCAAGGCATTGATATCTGATGCTGCCAAGCCTTTCTTGACTGGAAGAACTGAACACTTTGTAAATGAG TTAATTTCAATTATGCATGTTGGTCATCTTGGTGAACTCTCACTTTCTGGTGCTTCAATGGCTACTTCTTTTGCAACTGTTACTGGTTTCAACTTATTG ATGGGAATGGGAAGTGCACTAGATACTCTATGTGGTCAATCTTACGGAGCAAAACAATATCATATGTTAGGCATACATATGCAAAGGGGCATGTTTGTTCTTTTACTAGTTAGTGTTCCTCTTGCTTTTATTTGGGCTAACACAGGCCGTATTCTCATAGCTGTGGGACAAGATCCTGAAATATCGGCCGAAGCTGGAGTTTATGCTCGTTACATGATCCCTTGCCTATTCGCTTATGGACTTCTTCAATGCCATATCAGGTTTTTACAAACCCAAAACATAGTCTTCCCAATGATGATAAGTTCTGCAATCACGGCCTTACTGCACTTTCTTGTGTGTTGGGTTCTGGTTTTCAAAGCTGGCCTAGGAATTAGAGGTGCTGCAATGGCGAGTTCCGTCTCTTATTGGATCAATCTGATACTTTTGATACTTTATGTTAAGTACTCTGGTAAATGTGAAAGGACTTGGACTGGTTTCTCAAAGGAAGCACTCCATGACATTCTTAACTTTATAAGACTCGCAATTCCCTCGGCTATTATGGTCTG CTTAGAATTGTGGTCTTTCGAGCTGACGGTTCTGCTATCGGGTTTGCTTCCCAACCCTAAGCTAGAAACTTCGGTGCTATCAATCTG CCTTAACACATGTGCATTACTCTGGATGATCCCAACTGGATTTGGTGGAGCTGTAAG CACAAGAGTTTCGAATGAGCTAGGAGCAGGTCATCCTCAAGCTGCACGTTTAGCAGTACAAGTTGTGTTTGTTTTGGCAGTCACAGAGGGAATTTTAATTGGCACAATCATGATATTAGTACGCCACATTTGGGGCAATGCTTTTAGCAATGAGAAAGAGGTGGTGATTTATGTAGCGTTCATGCTGCCAATACTTGCTGTCTCCAACTTTTTTGATGGACTTCAATCCGCTCTTTCAG GTGCGGCTAGAGGATGTGGTTGGCAAGATATTGGGGCTTTTGTCAATCTGGGATCTTATTACCTTGTTGGAATTCCTTCTGCGGTTCTATTAGCTTTTGTTCTACATGTGGGAGGAAAG GGACTTTGGATTGGGATAATATGCGCACTTCTTGTCCAAAACTTTTcgcttcttatcatcattttacGCACCAATTGGGAGCAAGAA GCAAAACGGGCGTCAGAAAGAGTTTATGATGCTGCAATTCCTGTAACCATGGTGTCATGA
- the LOC113338580 gene encoding uncharacterized protein LOC113338580: protein MDDVKIAFVATECTHTITPSTEKDASPATEKEKAEALLYLKEHIDPNLLWGYQHTMCPKELWDALASRFGSIEDCLIPQLNEQWNDIRFLDYVKVGDFQRDMLKLQAHLNFCRIKLPDKDMIQKTLSTFPLSSVILANQYRIEVDNKRITNFSKLINLLRVAERHNEVLANNNARAPGKKKIPEANYGKDNKGKHHKERRVKNDSYSHAPYSRGDNNPRGRGKKGHRGRGHWRGGHSIPGLEMLLLELVVGETLLKKHIRIPHLRR from the coding sequence ATGGATGATGTGAAGATCGCTTTTGTAGCAACAGAATGCACCCACACCATCACACCCTCTACTGAAAAAGATGCTTCCCCAGCAACTGAAAAAGAAAAGGCTGAAGCCCTTCTATATTTGAAGGAACATATTGACCCTAATCTCCTTTGGGGATACCAACACACAATGTGTCCTAAAGAACTGTGGGATGCACTAGCAAGCCGTTTTGGGAGCATTGAGGATTGCCTTATCCCACAGTTGAACGAACAATGGAATGACATCCggtttcttgattatgtgaaggTAGGTGATTTCCAAAGAGATATGCTTAAGCTACAAGCACACCTCAATTTCTGTAGGATAAAACTTCCAGATAAAGATATGATTCAAAAGACATTGTCTACTTTCCCTTTGTCATCGGTTATTCTAGCCAACCAATACCGCATAGAAGTTGATAACAAGAGAATAACAAATTTTAGTAAGTTGATCAACTTATTGCGGGTAGCCGAAAGGCACAATGaagttctagcaaacaacaatgcTAGAGCCCCCGGGAAGAAGAAAATTCCCGAGGCTAACTATGGCAAGGATAACAAAGGAAAACACCACAAAGAAAGGAGGGTTAAAAATGATTCATATTCTCATGCTCCATACTCACGTGGGGATAATAACCCACGTGGAAGAGGAAAAAAGGGTCATCGTGGTAGGGGGCATTGGCGTGGAGGCCATTCAATACCTGGTCTAGAGATGCTACTTCTGGAGCTAGTGGTAGGGGAAACACTGTTGAAAAAACACATAAGAATCCCACACCTAAGAAGGTAG